TGAAACGTTGACAAAAAATAACGTTATAAAAAGGTATAAATATCTCATGTCAATTATTTTTTAATTATTTTAATATGTTCTACCGTATGATCTTCCAATGTAACACGTGCTACATACAATCCAACTGGCAGATTAGCTGTTGCAATAGTTATTTCCGTTTGATTGTACGAATGATTAAACACAAGAGATTGGCTGTGGTTATAAATTTCCACTTGTTTAATCTTTTGAATAGAGACCAAATTCACAACATCTGTAGCAGGATTAGGGTACAATCTAGTTGCATGAGATTCAATATCGATAGGCTGTTCTGGTACAGCTAAAGTTTGAATAGCTTGGGGTTGTCTATTTGTATCAGTTAAAGTGCGATACGCATTAAAATAACGGAATCCCATTTCTCTTTGTCCATCTGAATCAAAGTGAATATCATCAAAACCATTATTTGGTTTATCAATTACCGTTGGAAATTCTGGATCGGCATAACTGGTATTACTAACTCGATTAGGTGTATCTTTAATAATTGCTTGTTGTACACCTCTACTTGCATTTCGACTTACCCAATACGGTACCATTCCACCTACAATAAAAGGAATATCTTGTCCCTCTACTTGATGAACATCATTTCTCATATCAGTAATCATGCCGTCAAGCGTTGTTTGATAGGGGTTCCATCCAACATTCGCTTCTCCTTGATGCCACAGGATAGCTACTAGTTTACTTCCCGGAACATTATCCAACACATAATTTACACGTTCCATAGCATCATTGTAAAATCGCTTGCCTTGAGTCCAATCCGTAATACTACTTCCAGCATATCCACAGGGAATAATAAGTACTTTTCGATTATTATCTTTCAGGTAAGTATTGATATACAGATTTGAAAACGTAGTAGCAAAGCTATTTCGGTTTGTTTGTCGCGTCCAAAAATCAAGAACTGGTCCTGCAGGATTAATTCTAAAGTTCTTACTGTCGTGTCGTTTTAATTCATATACACGAGCATTTACCGTATCCAATTGTGCATTAAGCGGATATCCATAATGCGTATTAGATTGCCCAGCAACTAGTATAACATCATACGATAGTTCATTAGCATCAAGTGCACAGGTTGTGTCTTGAGCTTGGAGTGCATGACTTCCCAACAAGAGTAGAAAGGCACATAAAA
The window above is part of the Myroides odoratus DSM 2801 genome. Proteins encoded here:
- a CDS encoding sialate O-acetylesterase; the encoded protein is MRRKLTFLCAFLLLLGSHALQAQDTTCALDANELSYDVILVAGQSNTHYGYPLNAQLDTVNARVYELKRHDSKNFRINPAGPVLDFWTRQTNRNSFATTFSNLYINTYLKDNNRKVLIIPCGYAGSSITDWTQGKRFYNDAMERVNYVLDNVPGSKLVAILWHQGEANVGWNPYQTTLDGMITDMRNDVHQVEGQDIPFIVGGMVPYWVSRNASRGVQQAIIKDTPNRVSNTSYADPEFPTVIDKPNNGFDDIHFDSDGQREMGFRYFNAYRTLTDTNRQPQAIQTLAVPEQPIDIESHATRLYPNPATDVVNLVSIQKIKQVEIYNHSQSLVFNHSYNQTEITIATANLPVGLYVARVTLEDHTVEHIKIIKK